Proteins from a genomic interval of Bacillus sp. SM2101:
- the ispD gene encoding 2-C-methyl-D-erythritol 4-phosphate cytidylyltransferase yields the protein MLYKVVIPAAGQGKRMNVGMNKLFMPLQSTPIIAHTLKVFENDPHCVGIVLVINSLDEQYMREIVEENNFSKIEKIVYGGNERQHSVHMGLKEVHNVDIVLIHDGARPFIKTEHIHSLVNTAYKDGAAVLAVPVKDTVKRVLDLKVEETFERSSLWAVQTPQAFRISLLEEAHEQAIKDKYIGTDDASLVERLNKQVMIVEGDYQNIKITTPEDIKFAHAILGE from the coding sequence ATGTTATATAAGGTAGTCATTCCTGCAGCAGGACAGGGGAAAAGAATGAATGTAGGTATGAATAAACTGTTTATGCCATTACAGTCAACCCCAATCATAGCCCATACTTTAAAAGTTTTTGAAAATGACCCCCATTGCGTAGGAATTGTTCTAGTTATTAATTCACTAGATGAGCAATATATGAGGGAAATTGTAGAAGAGAACAACTTTTCTAAAATAGAAAAAATCGTGTATGGTGGAAATGAGCGGCAGCATAGTGTACATATGGGCTTAAAAGAAGTACATAATGTTGATATTGTGCTCATTCACGATGGTGCAAGACCTTTTATTAAAACTGAGCATATTCATTCTTTGGTTAATACGGCATACAAAGACGGGGCGGCTGTTCTTGCAGTACCTGTTAAAGATACTGTGAAGCGTGTTCTGGATTTGAAAGTGGAGGAAACATTTGAACGATCTAGCTTGTGGGCAGTGCAAACGCCACAAGCTTTTCGTATATCATTATTGGAAGAAGCGCATGAGCAAGCTATTAAAGATAAATATATTGGTACCGACGATGCCAGTTTAGTAGAACGACTAAATAAACAAGTAATGATCGTCGAAGGTGATTATCAAAATATCAAAATTACTACACCAGAGGATATCAAATTTGCACATGCTATTTTGGGTGAGTAG
- a CDS encoding PIN/TRAM domain-containing protein, producing MLKRIVQLFFLIIGGILGIFYIPYVLPLMNIDNIALLREHYMLAILGALIFFLVTFWLVDYIVNLIRWLEETVVKAPATDVVFGSLGLIFGLIVAFFINIPIQKFQFLLFNTIIPIFLTLLLGYLGFQIGFKKRDDLINLFSISNRKGTKKGNEEDFELYDKKLKILDTSVIIDGRVADICQTGFLEGTIVIPQFVLEELQHIADSADVLKRNRGRRGLDILNRIQKELSNNVEIYEGDFEDIQEVDSKLVKLAKITSGVVVTNDFNLNKVCELQNVAVLNINDLANAVKPVVLPGEEMNVQVIKDGKEQNQGIAYLDDGTMIVVEDGRDHIGKNLDVLVTSVLQTSAGRMIFAKPKLLERAL from the coding sequence ATGTTAAAAAGAATTGTTCAATTATTTTTTCTCATTATCGGTGGGATATTAGGTATATTTTATATTCCATATGTATTACCTTTAATGAATATTGATAACATTGCATTGTTAAGAGAACATTACATGCTAGCCATATTAGGTGCACTTATTTTCTTTCTTGTTACATTTTGGTTAGTAGATTATATAGTAAATTTAATACGTTGGTTAGAGGAGACTGTTGTCAAGGCTCCAGCAACTGATGTAGTCTTTGGGAGTCTAGGGTTAATCTTTGGCCTTATTGTTGCTTTTTTTATTAATATCCCAATACAAAAATTCCAATTTTTATTATTCAATACCATTATACCTATATTTTTGACTCTGTTATTAGGTTATTTGGGCTTTCAAATAGGTTTTAAAAAGCGAGACGACCTTATTAACTTATTTTCAATATCAAATCGCAAAGGAACAAAAAAAGGCAATGAAGAAGATTTTGAGCTGTATGATAAAAAATTAAAAATATTGGATACAAGTGTTATTATCGATGGTCGTGTAGCGGATATATGTCAAACAGGCTTTTTAGAAGGAACGATCGTCATACCCCAATTTGTCCTAGAAGAACTTCAGCATATCGCGGATTCAGCGGATGTGTTAAAACGTAATAGGGGTAGAAGAGGGCTTGATATTTTAAATCGCATACAAAAGGAATTATCAAATAACGTTGAGATATATGAAGGTGATTTTGAAGATATACAGGAGGTTGATAGCAAGCTCGTAAAGCTCGCTAAAATTACTTCTGGAGTGGTAGTTACAAATGATTTTAACTTAAATAAAGTTTGTGAATTACAAAATGTAGCTGTGTTAAATATTAATGATTTGGCAAATGCCGTGAAACCGGTTGTTCTTCCAGGGGAAGAGATGAATGTCCAAGTAATTAAAGATGGGAAAGAACAAAATCAAGGCATTGCGTATCTTGATGACGGAACGATGATTGTTGTTGAAGATGGAAGAGATCATATAGGTAAAAATCTTGATGTGTTAGTTACGAGTGTACTACAGACTTCTGCTGGGAGAATGATTTTTGCTAAGCCGAAGTTGTTAGAAAGAGCATTATAA